DNA from Ananas comosus cultivar F153 linkage group 12, ASM154086v1, whole genome shotgun sequence:
ttgTATAAATTGAGACCAATATTTacgttatttaattttattcagcTTATAGGTTGGACACCACTTATAGAACTGAAACGTATTGTCAGAAAAGATGGATTGAATTGTCGGGTTATCGGAAAGATGGAATCATACCAACCGCTTTCGTCCGTCAAGGACCGCAGCGCTCTTGGGTATTTCTTTGATGCATCTTATATCTCTACTAACCATGTTGTTGATAAACTTAAATCGATAACTTATTTAATGGAATTAGTGTACTTTTGTTTATCTTGTATCCTTACCTGTTATGTTGTAAGGTTAAGTTAcaagataaacaaaaaaaaaaaaaaaaaaaaacaaattgaaataggttaataaaaaaactaagaGAGAAGTGCATTCAGATTCATGACATATATGCTACTAGAGTTGTAACaaaattttgtttactttttctAATCTAATATGAATGAATAAATCCTGATTAGTTTCTGTCATGATTCATGCCGTCGACATTATTAATGTGGTAAAGTCCGACCTTTTCTAGTTGTATAGTGATTTGAACTTCGTTATCCTTATATTGCAAAAAGATGGTGCACTCTCATTTAGTAGATTCTTTATGTTGCTTAGATGCCACAAGTCAGAGTATCTATATCATGCGTAGACACAAAACAGATGGTCTTAGAATGTTGAGCGACTTAAATTACTTTTTCTCGTGAAATGATTTTGTATTAATACACTGAGAGGCTAAGTAAGAGAGCCATACCAACTTACATTTTATTTGCACTATGTCACTTGACATTTTCGTTTTTCTCTATCTCTTTGTTTAACTGTTGCTTTTATTAGGATGTGGGCCTTAACAAATGCTGCATCTTATTGTCTGAAATGTATTTGTTTTGCAGAATGATAGAAGATGCAGAGGAAAAGGGCCTAATTACACCTGGCACTACGGCATTGGTGGAGCCCACTAGTGGTAATCTCGGGATAGCTCTCGCTTACATAGCCATTCGGAAAGGGTACAAGTTCATCGCGGTTATGCCGGCCCAGTATTCACTTGATAAGCAGATTGTATTGAGATATCTGGGTGCGGAAGTATTGCTAACTGGTAAGTAAGGGCAGTGAGAAAATTTTACTGTCAAGGGAATCACTTCTCATACTGTCCAGTGAGTTGTTCAGTGTTTTACTCATGTCatatttttgattgatttagaatacttttaggTTATCTCTCTATCGTACGATAAACAACATAAAGTTTTTCTTCCAGTTTTGGTTTATAACCTGATTTGTCTAGGAGAACTATCTTCCCTCTGTCCCTTGTTTGACAAAATCTGGGGGTTAAATTCCAGTGGTTCTCCAACCAAATGATTCCTTAAagagtgtgtatgtgtgtgtgtatgctTCGGAGACAAATTCAGGGAGGATTACTTCTTTTCTACCCTTAAATCTTGTAATCTTATGATTTTGAAAACCATAATTTTGTGTTTGCTGTTAAATTATAGGAATGCATCAAGCGATATAAAAGTACATGCGAGCTACGGAGATAGCAAGAAATATCATACTTGCAGTTACACTAAAATGAAGCAATTTTGAGTTGAATGCTATCCCTAAGTTTCTTTGCAGTGTTGGCTAAGGGAGATAGTCTGAATTATCCCTTAAACAAACCCCTGACAAACGAGAGCCTAAATGTTTGGCGATGGTATTCATAATAATAGCTTATACAGGATCATTTTGAGTTTCCATGTATACGCGGTTGATACAACGTTTGGAAGCTTTTAGGGGCAATGAAACATAAAAATGAATATTAATATCTTGAAGGGGAACTATTAACTTattgttcattttatttataaattgttctactaatttttctaatttgaaGACGCTTTTTTTTCTGAACTCATcatactctttttttatttcaatttcctTTGCAGATCCTTCATTAGGATTTCAAGGACAGGTTGAAAAGGTGGAGCAGCTCAAAAAGGAAATCCCAAATGTCTATGTTCTTGATCAGTTCACAAATACAGCAAATCCTGAAGCACACTTCAAAGGGACTGGAGAGTATTATTATGCGTTGCCTTCTTATAACAATCATTTGACTCTGTTGCGTGTTTTATGAATAAATATATGGCTTTTTGGAATATACAACCTCTGTAAATCAAATTTGCACAAATACCACTGCAAAATTGCTATTTGCATGTGTGCCCCTGCAGGAGTACCTATGCAAAAATAGTTTTTGCATGTATAACTTTTATCTCTATATGCTTAATTGATTTAACCACATTCTTCTTTTAACAGCTTCGCTCTTGAACCAACTTAGATAATCATGAGCTTCATATATTCACAAGATTAGTACAATTCTACTAAATTCCAGGGCCTGAAATATGGAAAGATACAGGGGGGAAGGTGGATATTTTTGTATGTGGATCTGGTTCAGGAGGTAGTGTAACTGGTGCCGGCAAGTACCTCAAAATGAAAAATCCTTCTATTAAGGTCATTTGTGTTGAACCTGCAGAGAGTCCAGTCATTTCAggtaattttcaaatttaaaatgaagCACGATAGGCAAATGATAGGGATTCATATCATTTCAGGTAATAAATTAACACATACTTATGAGTAATTTTTCTGCTTTTTAGTGAAGCACGATAGGCAAATGATAGGGATTCAAAAAGTTGTATCTTGCTAGTGCGAATATGCCTTTACATGTACATATCCTGCAAAAATTTTTATCTCAGTTTCTTGCAAAGAATGCCTGCCCTTGAAATTTTCCACTTTACGGGGGAAAGTTAATTTTGAATTATGAaagatttttctttctcttttttttttttttttaaacaaggGCATTTATGTTTCAAATTATGCAggggtatatatgtaaataaattatttggctGGAGTATCTATGTTAATAAATGGGGTATATGTGTTAATAGACAACTTCGTGGGAAGATATATGGTGATGTATCTACTTTTCCTGTATTCTGATACCTTCAACATTTAACTGTACTTTGCTCTATATTTCTTTTTACGTTCTTTAGCAcaataagaagaataaaatgTTCATAGAGTTTGAAAAAAATGGATCAAAATCCCCAAGCAacaattttgttttgaaaagttACCACATTTCAATCCTTAACAAGATTATCATACCGATGTATAGGCTTGATTAAGTCCACATCTCAGTGTAAAGCATGATTCCTGCAACCCCCTGACATATATGATATGCGACATTTTCTTATGGTGATCTAAAGGTGGCGAACCAGGGAGACATAAAATCCAGGGATTAGGGCCAGGCTTCGTTCCACAAAACTTGGAGAAGTCGCAGATTGATGAGATCATCACGGTGACATCAGAGGAAGCGATGAGCAATGCGAGAAGGTTGGCGAGGGAAGAAGGTTTGCTTGTCGGCATCTCTTCAGGAGCCAATTTAGCAGCTTGCTTAAAGGTTTCCTTTCTTCTTTGAACACAAACTGAAATCAGCTTCAAGGTCCCAAAAGCAAATTTTTGATTAGTAGAATCTGCTTTTGCTACAGTTGGAAGTTGTTGG
Protein-coding regions in this window:
- the LOC109718298 gene encoding cysteine synthase-like — its product is MEEEGRSGVLFLISSPHEEEEEQEEADLREHIASDITQLIGWTPLIELKRIVRKDGLNCRVIGKMESYQPLSSVKDRSALGMIEDAEEKGLITPGTTALVEPTSGNLGIALAYIAIRKGYKFIAVMPAQYSLDKQIVLRYLGAEVLLTDPSLGFQGQVEKVEQLKKEIPNVYVLDQFTNTANPEAHFKGTGPEIWKDTGGKVDIFVCGSGSGGSVTGAGKYLKMKNPSIKVICVEPAESPVISGGEPGRHKIQGLGPGFVPQNLEKSQIDEIITVTSEEAMSNARRLAREEGLLVGISSGANLAACLKVAAREENKEKMIVTMFPSGGERYVSSELFALAREECSKMTF